In Moorena sp. SIOASIH, the following proteins share a genomic window:
- a CDS encoding photosystem II manganese-stabilizing polypeptide, whose protein sequence is MKYRALICAFLALCLGVFTASCSPDIASLESIEGLTYDQIKNTGLANNCPQLSEMTRGAIPLDPSQSYQIVDMCLQPTTFFVKEEGTKRKEAEYVPGKLLTRYTSSLDQVRGDLVYQEDGSLSFVEKDGIDFQAITIQLPGGEQVPFLFTIKQLVATTEPGLESINASTDFVGDFYVPSYRGAVFLDPKGRGLASGYDNSVALPSQADSQEFANVKSADVGEGTIELRIAQVDRESGEIAGTFISEQPSDTDLGADEPEEVKVQGIFYGRIQPKQA, encoded by the coding sequence ATGAAGTATCGTGCTTTGATTTGTGCCTTCCTGGCGTTATGTCTGGGGGTCTTTACAGCTTCCTGTTCTCCAGATATAGCAAGCTTGGAAAGTATCGAAGGACTCACCTATGACCAGATTAAAAACACTGGTTTAGCCAATAACTGTCCACAGCTGTCAGAAATGACTCGGGGTGCTATTCCTCTAGACCCCAGCCAGTCCTATCAGATTGTGGATATGTGCTTACAGCCAACCACCTTCTTTGTCAAGGAAGAAGGAACTAAGCGCAAAGAGGCAGAATATGTTCCCGGCAAATTATTGACCCGTTATACCTCTAGCCTGGATCAAGTTCGAGGAGACTTAGTTTATCAAGAAGATGGTAGTCTGAGCTTTGTTGAAAAGGATGGTATAGATTTCCAAGCCATCACTATTCAGTTGCCTGGAGGTGAGCAAGTCCCATTCCTGTTCACCATTAAGCAATTGGTTGCCACAACTGAGCCTGGTTTGGAGAGTATCAATGCTTCCACCGACTTTGTTGGCGATTTCTACGTCCCCTCCTATCGGGGTGCTGTTTTCCTAGATCCCAAAGGTCGAGGTCTGGCTAGTGGTTATGATAATTCGGTTGCTCTGCCATCTCAAGCGGATAGCCAAGAGTTTGCCAATGTTAAGAGCGCAGATGTAGGCGAAGGCACCATTGAGCTGCGAATAGCTCAAGTAGATAGGGAGAGTGGGGAAATTGCTGGTACATTCATAAGTGAACAACCCTCAGATACTGACTTAGGTGCTGATGAGCCAGAAGAAGTGAAAGTTCAGGGGATATTTTACGGTCGCATTCAACCAAAACAAGCATAG
- a CDS encoding phosphoglucomutase/phosphomannomutase family protein encodes MAIAGDSIKFGTDGWRGIIAADFTFERLAIVAPVAAQVLADAYGETTGSQTIIVGHDRRFMAEDFAKKTAEVVQAAGFDVLLSNSYAPTPAFSWAAKSQNALGALVITASHNPGNYLGLKVKGAFGGSVPIEITKQIEAKLSQAPALPEKEGSIKTFDPWSSYCDALRQKVDIALIQQLISQQKLTVFAHVMNGAAAGGLNKILGLPIIEIKAERDPLFGGKAPEPLPGYLSELFEALQNHQRQPGVELAVGLAFDGDSDRIAAADGQGNFLSPQILIPILIEHLASRRNFSGEVVKTLSGSDLIPRVAALYNLPVYETAIGYKYIADRMLSTPALLGGEESGGIGYGNHIPERDALLSALYILEAIAKSGKDLSELYKSLQEQTGYASAYDRIDLHLSGMEVRSRIQEQLQTQPLQEINGQAVVDCQTTDGYKFRLANDSWLLIRFSGTEPLLRLYCEAATLEQVTQTLNWAKDWASKF; translated from the coding sequence ATGGCGATTGCCGGAGATTCAATTAAATTTGGGACAGACGGCTGGCGAGGTATCATTGCCGCCGATTTTACCTTCGAGCGCTTGGCAATAGTTGCCCCTGTTGCTGCTCAAGTTCTGGCAGATGCTTATGGGGAAACCACGGGTAGCCAAACGATTATAGTGGGGCATGACCGACGCTTCATGGCAGAAGACTTTGCCAAAAAAACCGCAGAGGTGGTTCAAGCTGCTGGTTTTGATGTCTTACTCTCTAACAGTTATGCTCCTACACCAGCATTCAGTTGGGCAGCCAAGTCCCAAAATGCTTTGGGAGCTTTGGTAATTACTGCTAGTCATAATCCTGGCAATTACCTAGGCTTAAAAGTGAAAGGAGCGTTTGGTGGATCAGTTCCTATAGAAATAACTAAACAGATTGAAGCTAAACTTTCTCAAGCACCAGCATTACCTGAAAAAGAGGGGAGTATCAAGACCTTTGACCCATGGTCAAGTTACTGTGATGCCTTAAGACAAAAGGTTGATATTGCCCTGATTCAACAGCTGATTAGTCAGCAGAAACTGACTGTCTTTGCCCATGTCATGAATGGTGCAGCAGCAGGAGGCTTGAACAAGATTCTTGGGTTACCCATTATCGAAATTAAGGCCGAACGGGATCCCTTATTTGGTGGTAAAGCCCCAGAACCTTTACCTGGTTATCTGTCTGAGCTATTTGAAGCGCTCCAGAATCACCAGCGTCAACCGGGTGTTGAATTAGCAGTTGGGTTGGCATTTGATGGGGATAGCGATCGCATTGCAGCCGCTGATGGTCAAGGCAATTTCCTTAGCCCCCAAATCCTGATTCCCATCCTGATTGAACATCTAGCATCACGACGTAACTTTAGTGGTGAAGTGGTCAAAACCCTTAGTGGTTCTGACCTAATTCCTAGAGTGGCAGCACTGTATAATTTGCCAGTTTATGAGACGGCTATCGGTTATAAGTATATTGCTGACCGGATGTTATCCACTCCTGCTTTGCTAGGGGGTGAGGAATCCGGAGGCATTGGGTATGGCAACCATATTCCTGAGCGAGATGCTCTATTATCAGCACTGTATATATTAGAAGCGATCGCTAAATCTGGAAAAGACTTAAGTGAACTCTACAAGAGTCTGCAAGAGCAAACTGGCTATGCTTCTGCCTATGACCGGATCGATTTACATCTATCGGGGATGGAAGTGCGATCGCGTATACAAGAACAATTACAAACCCAGCCTCTCCAAGAAATTAATGGTCAGGCAGTGGTGGATTGCCAAACCACCGATGGGTACAAATTCCGTTTAGCTAACGACAGCTGGTTGCTGATTCGTTTTAGTGGCACTGAACCCTTATTGCGACTCTACTGTGAAGCAGCTACCCTTGAACAGGTAACTCAAACCTTAAACTGGGCTAAAGATTGGGCCAGTAAGTTTTAG
- a CDS encoding RNA polymerase sigma factor SigF, with protein sequence MATNLNHNLKYQSLTLLQKYQQSPEPELRNQLVGLNLGLVRREAHHWVNQCHESYEDLLQVGCIGLIGAIERFDSTKGIAFSSFAIPYIRGEIQHYLRDRGYSIRIPRRWLALRQKSVEITQNLRSRLNRQPTEEEIAAALNISLEEWQEITLAHQNREPLSLDTPVGDSEDRNTSLGELVPDPRYRSFQLAQEDQIRIQQALAHLEKRTREVLEFVFLHDLTQKEVAQRLDISVVTVSRRVKKGLEALQKLMKGTQD encoded by the coding sequence ATGGCGACTAACCTTAATCATAATCTTAAGTATCAAAGCTTAACATTATTACAAAAGTACCAGCAATCTCCTGAACCTGAACTTCGCAATCAGCTAGTTGGTCTCAATTTAGGACTAGTGAGGAGAGAAGCTCATCATTGGGTCAATCAGTGTCATGAAAGCTACGAAGACTTACTTCAGGTTGGCTGTATTGGCTTAATTGGTGCCATAGAAAGATTTGATTCCACCAAGGGCATAGCATTTAGTTCCTTCGCTATCCCCTACATTCGTGGTGAAATTCAGCACTATTTACGAGATCGGGGTTATTCAATTCGCATCCCTCGACGCTGGCTAGCACTACGGCAAAAGTCTGTGGAAATTACTCAAAATCTACGATCAAGGTTAAATCGGCAACCGACAGAAGAAGAAATAGCAGCAGCATTAAACATTTCCCTAGAAGAATGGCAAGAAATTACCCTAGCTCATCAAAATCGGGAACCTCTGAGCTTAGATACACCAGTGGGAGATTCAGAGGATAGAAACACCAGCTTGGGTGAGTTAGTGCCAGATCCTCGCTATCGCAGTTTTCAGCTGGCACAGGAAGACCAAATCCGCATTCAACAAGCCCTAGCTCATTTGGAAAAGCGCACTCGTGAAGTGCTGGAATTTGTTTTTTTACATGACTTGACCCAAAAAGAGGTAGCACAACGGTTAGACATCAGTGTAGTAACGGTATCCCGCCGCGTTAAAAAAGGCTTGGAAGCGTTGCAAAAGTTAATGAAAGGGACGCAAGATTAA
- the rdgB gene encoding RdgB/HAM1 family non-canonical purine NTP pyrophosphatase, which produces MPKLLVVATGNPGKLQEMQTYLDALDWELQLKPPELEIEETGDTFAANACLKASVVAQATGQWAIADDSGLQVDALDGAPGIYSARYGKTDQERIERLLGELGLEVNRQAQFVCVVAIARPDGAIALQAEGICRGEILPAPRGTGGFGYDPIFFVPEQGLTFAEMEPEMKRSCSHRGKAFELLLPQLKQLG; this is translated from the coding sequence CTGCCAAAATTGCTGGTTGTAGCTACAGGCAATCCTGGTAAGCTGCAGGAGATGCAGACATACCTAGATGCTTTGGACTGGGAATTGCAGTTAAAGCCACCAGAGCTAGAGATTGAAGAAACTGGGGATACATTTGCTGCCAATGCTTGTCTGAAGGCATCAGTAGTAGCCCAGGCAACTGGGCAATGGGCAATTGCTGATGATTCCGGTTTGCAAGTCGATGCCCTAGATGGTGCTCCAGGGATTTATTCTGCACGCTATGGCAAAACTGACCAAGAGCGAATTGAGCGGCTACTGGGGGAGCTAGGTTTGGAAGTGAATCGGCAAGCCCAGTTTGTTTGTGTAGTGGCGATTGCCCGTCCAGATGGTGCGATCGCTCTCCAAGCGGAAGGAATTTGTCGGGGAGAAATTTTGCCAGCTCCTCGGGGAACTGGTGGCTTTGGCTACGACCCAATTTTTTTTGTTCCAGAGCAGGGGTTGACCTTTGCTGAGATGGAGCCTGAGATGAAGCGATCTTGCTCTCATCGTGGCAAGGCTTTTGAATTACTACTGCCTCAGTTGAAACAGTTAGGTTAA